One Paroedura picta isolate Pp20150507F chromosome 16, Ppicta_v3.0, whole genome shotgun sequence genomic region harbors:
- the LOC143825245 gene encoding olfactory receptor 14A16-like, whose translation MANQSVLTEFQLLGFSDIPKLHILHFLGFLLMYTAALVGNVLMITVVTLNRHLHTPMYFFLANLAAIDLSFISVTVPKAMTNSLMKTRMISYFACMAQVFFFFWAGASEFFLLTVMAYDRYVAICNPLNYVKEMNMGVCIKLAASAWMFGMLDATLNTACTFAIPFCSNVINQYFCEIPQLLKLSCDNSYLMEIGALILTALICITCFFFTIVSYVHIFRAVFKIPSTQGRKKALTTCLPHLAVLCLFYFTGLYACLGSTFRTSSGLDLLLAVLYSMVPPFMNPLIYSMRNKDILAALWKLSHGHKHPSSI comes from the coding sequence atggccaaccaAAGTGTTTTGACTGAATTCCAGCTCTTAGGATTCTCTGACATTCCAAAATTGCACATTTTACACTTTTTGGGCTTCTTGCTTATGTATACGGCAGCCTTGGTTGGGAATGTTCTCATGATAACAGTTGTAACGCTCAACCGACATCTTCATACGCCAATGTATTTTTTCCTGGCTAATTTAGCTGCTATTGACCTCAGTTTCATCTCAGTCACAGTGCCCAAAGCCATGACCAACTCTCTGATGAAAACGAGGATGATTTCCTACTTTGCGTGCATGGcacaagtcttcttcttcttctgggcggGTGCCTCAGAGTTCTTCCTCCTGACGGTCATGGCCTATGACCGTTATGTTGCCATCtgcaaccccctgaactatgtaAAAGAAATGAACATGGGCGTCTGCATAAAATTGGCTGCCAGCGCATGGATGTTTGGGATGTTGGACGCAACGTTGAACACCGCTTGCACATTTGCCATCCCTTTCTGCTCCAATGTCATCAACCAGTACTTCTGTGAAATCCCACAACTGCTGAAACTTTCTTGTGATAACTCCTACCTCATGGAAATTGGAGCTCTTATCCTTACTGCACTCATATGCATCACCTGTTTCTTTTTCACCAttgtttcctatgtgcacattttTAGGGCTGTGTTTAAAATCCCTTCAACgcagggaaggaaaaaggccTTAACGACCTGCCTGCCTCATCTGGCTGTGCTCTGCTTGTTCTATTTCACAGGACTCTATGCTTGCTTGGGGTCGACATTTAGGACATCATCAGGTTTGGATCTACTTCTTGCTGTGCTGTATTCTATGGTCCCTCCATTTATGAATCCCCTCATCTATAGCATGAGGAACAAGGATATCCTAGCTGCGCTTTGGAAGCTGTCACATGGACACAAACATCCAAGTTCCATTTAG